The proteins below come from a single Procambarus clarkii isolate CNS0578487 chromosome 54, FALCON_Pclarkii_2.0, whole genome shotgun sequence genomic window:
- the LOC138352609 gene encoding uncharacterized protein has protein sequence MTNSSWLILWTTLVVSQVLVVAQLVNPASPYGSQTRGPGGAGSASSRGSSGQQGSGSVVRGGLGSGPVLGAGIGLGSSQGVGINLGQGSGPAGSSGQGIGGSGDRPGQVSSGPLASSSSSGPAPYTGARYGSPQVSRVDAVFNPTVTQLFTIDRFVTLTDQAFQSVAVTLTSLTVQTVTTGTRAVVQTPVDDRVALQTTVVVRPSTLTVTYVQSDFMIVTERSLDYVTIAHTSYVIMQTTYTTTATQVLSYTTTLVRTNINTKSTVFTDYRTVTDTVLVPGPRYGYRQL, from the exons ATGACCAACAGTTCCTGGCTAATATTGTGGACAACCCTGGTAGTCTCCCAGGTGCTTGTCGTTGCCCAACTTGTTaac CCTGCCTCTCCTTATGGCAGTCAgaccagaggaccaggaggtgcggGTAGTGCCAGCTCTCGGGGGTCATCAGGTCAACAGGGCAGCGGTTCAGTAGTACGTGGCGGCCTGGGCAGCGGTCCAGTTCTGGGTGCTGGAATAGGACTTGGCAGCAGTCAAGGAGTAGGTATTAACCTTGGCCAAGGCAGCGGTCCAGCTGGCAGTTCTGGTCAAGGAATTGGCGGGAGTGGTGACAGGCCTGGACAGGTTAGCAGTGGACCTCTCGCTTCCTCTAGCAGTAGCGGTCCGGCTCCTTACACTGGAGCTAGGTATGGCAGTCCACAAGTGAGCAGAGTTGACGCAGTATTTAACCCCACTGTCACCCAGCTCTTCACCATCGACCGCTTCGTCACCCTCACTGATCAGGCTTTCCAGAGTGTGGCTGTCACcctcacttcactcaccgttcagACTGTCACCACTGGAACACGCGCG GTGGTACAGACGCCGGTGGATGACCGTGTCGCCCTCCAGACAACGGTAGTTGTCAGACCTTCAACATTAACGGTCACGTACGTGCAGTCAGACTTCATGATTGTGACTGAAAGATCTTTAGACTACGTGACCATCGCCCACACCTCTTACGTCATCATGCAGACGACCTATACTACTACTGCTACCCAAGT GCTGTCGTACACGACTACGCTGGTGAGAACAAACATCAATACTAAGAGCACAGTGTTCACGGACTACCGCACAGTCACCGACACCGTCCTCGTCCCCGGACCTCGCTACGGTTATAGACAGCTTTAG